The window TCGCAGGCCAATTTGGATCGAGAGACAATTGCCGCGGACTTCTTCGCGAAATAGATCCAACAGTGGGGAATCGTCCGCGGGGACGATCGGCCCGGTCGGTATGTCGATCATTTGCCACGATGGTACGTGACCAGCGGCGGCCAACGATTGGGGCGGCCGCTGAGCCGCGCCAGCGCCGCGGCTTTCGTTCGGATCGACTGCGTCGTTCGGCTGTATGCTGTCAGACATCGCCTTCGTGGCGGGCGCAGATGACGCGACGGCCATCGGCCGCCCCTCGGCCACGGCCGTCAATCGATGGCGCAGATCGGCGATTTCAGCCGTGTGCTTGGTCGTCCAGGCCGACGCCGAAGGATCTGAGACTGCGGCTAATTCCGCCAGCATATCCGTGCCGCGCAACAGTTCGTCAATGTCGGTGGGAGATATGCGAATCCGTCCCTCTTGAGCGGCGACGAACACGTCTTCCATGACGTGCGCTAACTGAACGGCCAGATCGATACCGATGATGCGAGCGGCTCCCTTGATCGAATGCGCCCCGCGCATCAACGGCTCGATGCGTTGAGGATTCGCCGCGTCGACTTCCAACGCTAGCAAACCCTGGCTGAGGACCGCTGTATGGGCGCGGACCTCCTCCTGAAACAGATCGATCAATGAGAATTCGCCGCCGCCCGTCATGACATAAGCCTCGTTCTCAGGGCTTGCAGCAAGCGTGCGTCGTCCAGATAGCCGATCGTCCGCTGTTTCCATTCAAACATGCCGCGCGACAATCGACCGCTGGAGCGTGCCACGGTCGCGGGAGCGGGGGTCAGTTGATTAGCAGGAAATCGATAAACCTGGTCAACTTCGTCCACGGGAAGCACCCACCGCTGTGCCTCCAGATCAATTACCAATAGCCATGCCGTATTGCTCTGCGGGGCCGATGACTGCGAACCTTCTGCGCGTTGCTTACCGTCCGTGGATCGCGAGGGTGCGCCAGGCGAAGAGATTCCCAAAAGTTGATCGAAGCGCACACAGAGCTGCAGCTCGCCGCGAATGTTCACGAGCCCGGCCAGCAACCCGCCACGATGCGGCACGCGGTGTACAGGGCGTAGCGGGTGGACTTCGACCAAAATTTGTACGGGGAGTGCCAGCCATTCTTCGCCCATGCGAAAGACCAGCGCGCTGTACGACTCACCAGCTGCCGACTCGGGAGCAGCCGCGAGCCGCTCCCTGGCCTCGTCGAGATAGCTGGCGGGCGGCGGGCTGTCCAGCAATCGCTGGCCAGCCGCGGCAAATACGGGGCAATTATGGCAATGTACGTATTGAGTAAGTTCTGGACAGCTGCGATCGCCGGCCACACCGATACGATTCCAGCAATCGGCGAGTACGTTCAGGACCGGTGACAGGGTACTCACGCTTCACCTCCGCCACCCGCGCGCTGCAATCGATCGCGCAAGAGAGCCGCTTGCGCATGGGCCCCCTCTTGCTCGAATTGCAACATCAGGTGCCAGATCGCCTCGACGTGGTCCGGCTGCAAATATAACGCCTTCTCAAAGCAGCGCTTCGATTCGGCGTCGTCTTGTCGGGCCTTGTGTATCAGTCCCAACATGGCATAGAGCTCGGCCGTCGGTCCGTTTGTGGACAATTGCGTTTGGCATTCGGCCCAAGCCGCATCGAGTCGGCCTGCGTCAGCATGGCTCTTGGCCACGGATAACGGGTCAGATGCCGGCAGCGCGGCAGCGCCGGACGGTTGCGCCCGAGTCGACTTTACCTGCGACCGCGGCGCGGATTTGGTTTTTATCGATCCATCGAGAACGGCTATTTCCGTTGCTACGTGGGGCAATGGTCGTGCCGGAGGCTCGTGGCGTGCGGCGGACGTTGCGCGACAAAACAAAAAGAAGCCATCTGGGCCCGTGTGGATAAAGCGGTGATCGATGGAATTCAACGGCTCGGCATGACCCATGCAGACGAGGCCCTGCGGAGCCAGCAGCCGGTCCACTACCTCGGCGACTTTTTGGCGCGCCGTGTTGTGCAAATAGATCAACAGGTTACGGCAGAAAATCAGGTCGTACGGCAATTGCTCGCGCAGGAAGTCGGCGTCGACTAAGTTACCCTGCTGGAATTGAACCGAGGCGATGAGCGATTCCTCGAGCTGCCATTGATTGCCATTGGCTTCGAAGTGTCGGCTGCGCAGTTCCCCGTCCGTCTGCCGGAACGAAAACGCGCCGTATCTTCCCTGCCGTGCTTTTTCCAGATGAGCACTGTTGATGTCAACGGCATCCAGGTGCCATGCACGGCGTGGGACGTGCAACTCGGCTAGCGCAATCGCCAGGGAGTAGGGCTCTTCCCCAGTGCTGCACGGCACGCTCAAAATGCGAAACGGCTTTCCAGCGGGCCGGATCATAGCCGAATCTTGAATTTGCTTGGCCAGATAACTAAATAATTCCCCGCCGCGAAAGAACCAGGTTTCGCGAACCACCAGTTCGTCGACCAATGCCTCGATTTCCGCGGGAACGTGTTTCAGATGTTGCGCGTAAGCCGTCAGATTAGCGATACCGAGCGCGCGTTGCCGTGTTGCGACCACCACGGGAATAACCGTGGGTCCCAAGGATGCTGGATCGAGTCCGATCCGTTCGCGCAGCTGATCGATGACGCTTGCCAGGCTCATGAGCAACACGCTCCCGCCAGGCGCTGCCGCACGGCATCGGGTATCAGGCGATCCAAGTCGAGCACGCGCACGATCTCTCCTCGGTCGATAATCGCTGGTCCCAAATCCGGCTCTGCTGGACGCGACCTGCCGAGTGGCGCGTGCGGCGGCGCCTGAATCTCGCATATCTCGGAAACGTGCGAGGCCAACAGCCCTAGCCAGCTCGACGGCAAATCGGAATGTTGCCAGGGTACCACGATGATCCGGCTACTGAGCTGTGTCGGACAATCCCCTGCTCCTGTCAAACGGTGCATGTCAATTACCGGGACAACGCTCTGGCGATAGACGAAAGTGCCGGCCAACCAGAGCGGGCTGTCGGCAGACCTTTGCAACGGGACGCGCGGCACCACCTCACCGATGCGACGAACGTCGAGTGCTACCCGCTCTTGGCTGATTTGAAATGTGAGCGCGAGCATCGTGGGTTTGCGATCAGGTTTTGAACTGCGCGATTTCCTCGTTGAGCGACTTCACCGACTCACGCAGGTGCGCCGTGGCCTTGTTGAATTCGTCGAGCGAGGCCACGGTTTGTTTTGTACCGCTAGAAACGGTCAGCATGGCTTCGTTGATTTGCTCCGCACCGATCGACTGATTGTGCATCCCTTCGTTGACCAGTCGGAACCGGTCGCTGACGGTGCGCACCTCCTCGGTGATCTGGCCGATCTGACTGTTGATTTCACCTACGCGTCCTACGCCTAGCCGCACTTCCTCGCTGAACTTATCCATCTGCATCACGCCGGCCGATACCGCGTCGTGCATGTGTCGGACCATATTCTCGATATCCAGGGTCGCCACGGCTGTCTGATCGGCGAGTCGCCGAATCTCGCGAGCCACAACCAGGAACCCGCGTCCGTATTCACCGGCTTTCTCGGCTTCGATGGCGGCATTGATCGAGAGCAGGTTCGTCTGATCGGCAACCTTGGTGATTGTTGTGACCACGACATTGATATTGTCCGCTTTTTCTCGGATCAGGGCCAGCTTCGTCGAGATCGAGGCGGTGGATTCGACCAACTGCTGCATGGTCGACTCCATATCAATCAGCCGGGAGCGGCCGGCGGCGGCCAATGTGGCGGCTTGGTTGGCACGCTCGTTCACTTCGCTCATCGTGCCGGACAGTTCCTTGCCCGTCGCGGAAATCTCGCGTACGGCGGCGGCAATCTCGGTGGTCGAACTACTCAGATCTTGAACGGTGTTTTCTTGCTGCTTCGAAGTCGCGGCAATCTGCGACGCCGTCGAAAGCAAATGCAGGCTGGACTCGCGGACCTTGGCCACCACGGCGTGAATCTTGGCAATCATGGCGTTGATGCCCAGGCCTAGCTCGCCAATTTCGTCCTTTGATTCGATCGTTATGCGGGCGGTCAGATCGC of the Pirellulales bacterium genome contains:
- a CDS encoding chemotaxis protein CheW, which codes for MLALTFQISQERVALDVRRIGEVVPRVPLQRSADSPLWLAGTFVYRQSVVPVIDMHRLTGAGDCPTQLSSRIIVVPWQHSDLPSSWLGLLASHVSEICEIQAPPHAPLGRSRPAEPDLGPAIIDRGEIVRVLDLDRLIPDAVRQRLAGACCS
- a CDS encoding chemotaxis protein CheW, whose translation is MSTLSPVLNVLADCWNRIGVAGDRSCPELTQYVHCHNCPVFAAAGQRLLDSPPPASYLDEARERLAAAPESAAGESYSALVFRMGEEWLALPVQILVEVHPLRPVHRVPHRGGLLAGLVNIRGELQLCVRFDQLLGISSPGAPSRSTDGKQRAEGSQSSAPQSNTAWLLVIDLEAQRWVLPVDEVDQVYRFPANQLTPAPATVARSSGRLSRGMFEWKQRTIGYLDDARLLQALRTRLMS
- a CDS encoding methyl-accepting chemotaxis protein; this encodes MSLFREATIKAKLYGIVLLSAIGLAAVLTLALFLLMRFGINGPLYQKIMLRKSAMAEFEPCTLFVVEPYLTLIEIMGTDDSAEQKELMAEFYRREERCHERQSYWMDALFEGPVKQALRNEVNPSVDKFFHIANDQFLPLIGIRDHEELKQAFDTTIEPAYTDHRKAIDRAVKLGHERTAAEQEEAEHQVRFWVTMMVILSVGTILLVILLGLYLAYGIVRSTGALVSRINEMASGASDLTARITIESKDEIGELGLGINAMIAKIHAVVAKVRESSLHLLSTASQIAATSKQQENTVQDLSSSTTEIAAAVREISATGKELSGTMSEVNERANQAATLAAAGRSRLIDMESTMQQLVESTASISTKLALIREKADNINVVVTTITKVADQTNLLSINAAIEAEKAGEYGRGFLVVAREIRRLADQTAVATLDIENMVRHMHDAVSAGVMQMDKFSEEVRLGVGRVGEINSQIGQITEEVRTVSDRFRLVNEGMHNQSIGAEQINEAMLTVSSGTKQTVASLDEFNKATAHLRESVKSLNEEIAQFKT
- a CDS encoding CheR family methyltransferase, with product MSLASVIDQLRERIGLDPASLGPTVIPVVVATRQRALGIANLTAYAQHLKHVPAEIEALVDELVVRETWFFRGGELFSYLAKQIQDSAMIRPAGKPFRILSVPCSTGEEPYSLAIALAELHVPRRAWHLDAVDINSAHLEKARQGRYGAFSFRQTDGELRSRHFEANGNQWQLEESLIASVQFQQGNLVDADFLREQLPYDLIFCRNLLIYLHNTARQKVAEVVDRLLAPQGLVCMGHAEPLNSIDHRFIHTGPDGFFLFCRATSAARHEPPARPLPHVATEIAVLDGSIKTKSAPRSQVKSTRAQPSGAAALPASDPLSVAKSHADAGRLDAAWAECQTQLSTNGPTAELYAMLGLIHKARQDDAESKRCFEKALYLQPDHVEAIWHLMLQFEQEGAHAQAALLRDRLQRAGGGGEA